Proteins encoded by one window of Blautia faecicola:
- the folK gene encoding 2-amino-4-hydroxy-6-hydroxymethyldihydropteridine diphosphokinase, with protein sequence MDKIRIENLEIFAKHGVFPEENFLGQKFVLSAVLHTDTRKAGLTDELSYSVHYGEVSHLIKKVVEENTWKLLETVAEATAKAILLSYPMVSQVDLTIKKPWAPIGLPLDTVSVEISRGWHTAYIALGSNMGDKEKYLNEAVEKLQQTSDCQVLKVSDFLVTAPYGGVEQDDFLNGALALKTLLTPQELLERLHEIEQEAHRERLIHWGPRTLDLDILLYDDLVLDTPDLIIPHVEMHLRDFVLIPLAQIAPWKRHPVLGLTVSQMLADLQAKQES encoded by the coding sequence ATGGATAAAATAAGAATTGAGAATCTGGAAATCTTTGCAAAGCATGGAGTATTTCCGGAAGAGAATTTTTTAGGACAAAAGTTTGTACTCTCCGCCGTTTTGCATACCGACACCAGAAAAGCCGGGCTCACCGATGAGCTTTCTTATTCGGTACATTACGGTGAAGTCAGCCATCTAATCAAAAAAGTAGTCGAAGAAAATACCTGGAAACTGCTGGAGACGGTAGCGGAGGCGACCGCAAAAGCGATTCTGCTCTCCTACCCGATGGTCTCTCAGGTGGATCTTACCATCAAAAAACCGTGGGCGCCCATCGGTCTGCCTCTGGATACCGTATCGGTGGAGATCAGCCGCGGCTGGCATACCGCTTATATTGCGCTCGGCTCCAATATGGGGGACAAGGAAAAATACCTGAACGAGGCGGTTGAAAAACTACAGCAGACTTCGGACTGCCAGGTGCTGAAAGTGTCTGATTTTCTGGTGACCGCACCCTACGGCGGTGTGGAGCAGGATGACTTTTTAAACGGTGCACTGGCACTGAAAACACTGCTGACACCGCAGGAACTGCTCGAACGCCTCCATGAGATCGAACAGGAAGCGCACCGGGAGCGCCTGATCCACTGGGGACCGCGGACGCTGGATCTGGATATCTTACTGTATGACGATCTGGTACTGGACACCCCGGATCTGATCATTCCTCATGTGGAGATGCATCTGCGGGACTTCGTCCTGATCCCGCTGGCTCAGATTGCTCCGTGGAAACGCCACCCGGTACTGGGACTTACCGTTTCACAGATGCTGGCAGATCTGCAGGCGAAGCAGGAATCCTGA
- the folP gene encoding dihydropteroate synthase, translated as MRIGNHEFDTKNETYIMGILNVTPDSFSDGGKFNHMDAALAHAEQMIRDGADIIDIGGESTRPGHTVISDEEEIARVTPVIEAVKARFDVPVSIDTYKGNVAEAALQAGADLVNDIWGFKFDYKTAEVTARYHAACCLMHNRNEAIYQNFLEDMVADMKECVAIAHKAGVPDDKIMLDPGVGFGKTYEQNLEAINHVDVLQELGLPILLGTSRKSVIGNTLDLPVDQRVEGTLATTVIGMLRGCSFVRVHDIKENHRIIQMTKAILSC; from the coding sequence ATGAGAATTGGTAATCATGAATTTGATACAAAGAATGAAACTTATATTATGGGAATCCTGAACGTGACTCCCGACTCTTTTTCCGACGGTGGAAAATTCAATCATATGGATGCTGCTCTCGCTCACGCCGAGCAGATGATCCGGGACGGCGCTGACATCATCGATATCGGCGGGGAATCCACCCGTCCGGGACATACCGTCATTTCCGATGAGGAAGAAATCGCAAGAGTTACTCCGGTCATAGAAGCCGTCAAGGCACGGTTTGACGTTCCGGTTTCCATCGATACTTACAAAGGAAATGTCGCAGAGGCTGCCCTTCAGGCCGGTGCCGACCTGGTCAATGATATCTGGGGATTCAAGTTCGACTATAAAACCGCCGAGGTGACCGCCCGTTACCACGCTGCCTGCTGCCTGATGCACAACCGAAACGAAGCCATATATCAGAATTTTCTGGAAGACATGGTCGCCGATATGAAAGAATGCGTTGCTATCGCACACAAAGCAGGTGTTCCGGACGATAAAATCATGCTGGATCCGGGTGTCGGCTTTGGAAAAACGTATGAGCAGAATCTGGAAGCCATCAATCATGTAGATGTCTTGCAGGAACTCGGACTCCCGATTCTTCTCGGCACTTCCAGAAAATCTGTCATCGGCAACACCCTGGATCTGCCGGTAGATCAGCGCGTGGAAGGAACACTTGCCACCACCGTGATCGGCATGCTCCGCGGATGCTCCTTTGTCCGGGTACACGATATCAAAGAAAACCACCGGATCATTCAGATGACGAAAGCGATCCTGTCCTGCTAG
- a CDS encoding HD domain-containing protein, translating to MEQRIIMKRIDQILSHPVFREQFALLQEAEKDRIFCRHTMEHFLDVARLMYIYNLEDQAGFSKEMIYATGLLHDIGRYEQMEKGTPHHLAGARLAERILTDCDFSLTEQKSILAAIRSHRVKDTAETPLFSRYLYRADKQSRNCLYCPARNACNWPEEKMNLTICY from the coding sequence ATGGAACAGCGAATTATTATGAAACGCATCGATCAGATTTTATCCCACCCTGTCTTTCGAGAGCAGTTTGCACTGTTACAGGAAGCAGAAAAAGACCGGATCTTCTGCCGTCACACGATGGAGCATTTTCTGGATGTGGCGCGGCTGATGTATATTTATAATCTGGAAGATCAGGCTGGCTTTTCCAAGGAAATGATCTACGCCACCGGACTTCTTCACGATATCGGCCGTTATGAACAGATGGAAAAAGGTACTCCTCACCATCTGGCAGGGGCAAGACTGGCGGAACGCATCCTTACGGACTGTGATTTTTCTCTTACTGAGCAGAAATCGATTCTTGCTGCGATCCGAAGCCACCGGGTAAAAGATACTGCGGAAACTCCCTTATTTTCCCGCTATCTCTACCGTGCGGACAAACAGTCACGAAACTGTTTGTACTGTCCTGCAAGAAATGCATGCAACTGGCCGGAGGAGAAGATGAATCTGACGATTTGTTATTAA
- the folE gene encoding GTP cyclohydrolase I FolE, translating into MMDHEKIKEGVRLMLEGIGEDVNREGLLETPDRIARMCEQIYGGLYEDAGVHLSKQFHATNNNIVLEKDITFYSTCEHHLLPFYGKAHVAYIPDQRVAGLSKLARTVEVYARRPQIQENMTAQIADALEEHLQPKGVMVMIEAEHMCMTMRGVQKPGSKTVTTIVRGAFAEDFSLQQTFLQMVKA; encoded by the coding sequence ATGATGGATCACGAAAAAATCAAAGAAGGCGTTCGTCTGATGCTGGAAGGTATCGGCGAAGACGTCAATCGAGAAGGTTTACTCGAAACACCCGACCGTATCGCCAGAATGTGCGAGCAGATCTACGGCGGGCTCTATGAAGATGCCGGTGTGCATCTGTCCAAACAATTTCACGCTACCAATAACAATATCGTTCTGGAAAAAGATATCACCTTTTATTCCACCTGCGAACATCATCTGCTGCCCTTCTACGGAAAAGCTCATGTGGCTTATATCCCGGATCAGCGCGTGGCAGGTTTAAGCAAACTGGCCCGCACGGTAGAAGTCTATGCAAGACGCCCGCAGATCCAGGAAAATATGACCGCACAGATTGCGGACGCTCTCGAAGAACATCTGCAGCCGAAGGGTGTGATGGTCATGATCGAGGCAGAACATATGTGTATGACCATGCGCGGTGTTCAGAAACCAGGCAGCAAAACTGTGACCACCATCGTGCGTGGAGCCTTTGCGGAAGATTTTTCCCTGCAGCAGACTTTTTTACAGATGGTAAAGGCTTAA
- a CDS encoding ROK family transcriptional regulator → MDKKSVTTLTLKQINKHTVYQYIYRQRETSKFQIVQDLNMGLSTVSQNLTTLEKEGLIERNGYFASTGGRKAQIIRIVPDLRIAIGIGILKNMFHLVAVDLYGEAVARETIPLAYEDTPEYYDTFAGEVLHFIEKNEYPTEKISGISIATQGIISPDGSSVTYGAIMGNTRMQLSDFASRLPFPCHLVHDSKAAADLELWNHPKLDSALVFLLNRNLGGAVITNHSVHQGFSMHSGSLEHICVEPDGPVCYCGNRGCLETFCSANALELRSGLSVKEFFLKLRDPDSSGEHLQNIWQDYLRHLAFAIRNLNLLIDCPVILSGYLAPYFLPEDLDRLLGLINEHTPFPLAKDSLLTGTHGQYTPAIGAALFYVKNFLDT, encoded by the coding sequence ATGGATAAAAAAAGTGTGACAACTCTCACGTTAAAACAAATCAACAAACATACCGTCTATCAGTACATCTACCGCCAGCGGGAAACTTCCAAATTTCAGATCGTACAGGATCTGAACATGGGACTTTCCACGGTCAGTCAGAATCTGACCACATTGGAAAAAGAAGGGCTGATCGAACGAAACGGGTATTTTGCCTCTACCGGAGGACGAAAAGCACAGATTATCCGGATCGTACCGGATCTCAGGATCGCCATCGGGATCGGAATTTTAAAGAACATGTTTCATCTCGTTGCGGTGGATCTGTACGGGGAGGCCGTCGCGAGGGAGACGATTCCACTTGCCTACGAGGACACGCCGGAATATTACGACACATTTGCCGGCGAGGTGCTTCATTTTATTGAAAAAAATGAGTACCCCACGGAAAAAATCTCAGGGATCTCCATTGCCACACAGGGGATCATTTCCCCGGATGGTTCGTCCGTGACTTACGGTGCTATTATGGGAAATACGCGGATGCAGCTTTCTGATTTTGCTTCCCGGCTTCCTTTTCCGTGTCATCTGGTTCACGACTCCAAGGCGGCCGCGGATCTGGAACTCTGGAATCATCCGAAACTGGACAGTGCTCTTGTTTTCTTATTAAATCGAAATCTCGGCGGTGCTGTAATCACCAATCACAGCGTTCATCAGGGTTTTTCTATGCACAGCGGTTCTCTGGAACACATCTGTGTGGAACCGGATGGTCCAGTCTGTTACTGCGGAAATCGCGGCTGCCTGGAAACCTTTTGTTCCGCCAATGCACTGGAACTGCGCAGCGGACTTTCAGTAAAAGAATTTTTCCTGAAATTGCGGGATCCGGATAGCTCAGGGGAACATTTACAGAACATCTGGCAGGACTATCTGCGGCATCTGGCTTTCGCCATCCGTAATCTCAACCTGCTGATCGACTGTCCGGTGATCCTGAGCGGATATCTTGCACCTTATTTTCTCCCGGAGGATCTGGATCGGCTGCTTGGTCTGATCAATGAGCATACACCGTTTCCTCTGGCGAAAGATTCGCTTCTTACCGGCACCCACGGACAGTATACACCGGCAATTGGGGCGGCGCTGTTTTACGTAAAAAATTTTCTGGATACATAG
- a CDS encoding ketopantoate reductase family protein, protein MKIKTVAVLGAGAVGSYVIWGLSNRKDIRLGVIAEGERAERMKKGCIINGITYHPEVWTPQEAKGTDLLLVALKYGALQGALESIRTITGEHTTVMSLMNGVDSEEIIAKEIGAAHILHALIKVASHKEGHGYCFNPETTIGIIFGELTAPYQSERVQAIEDLFADTGLHYRATEYIREEMWCKFRLKVGNNLPQAVLGAGVGCYRDSMHMKEISNKLREELEAIAAAKGIDIRKADDSSSHGSAVPPSARYSTLQDLDAGRHTEIDMFSGALIRMGKELGIPTPYNEYTYHIIKALEEKNDGKFDYQKDDESVTCSR, encoded by the coding sequence ATGAAGATAAAAACAGTTGCAGTTCTTGGCGCAGGAGCAGTTGGATCGTATGTAATATGGGGACTCTCAAACCGGAAAGATATCCGGTTGGGCGTGATCGCAGAAGGGGAACGCGCAGAAAGAATGAAAAAAGGATGCATCATTAACGGCATCACCTATCATCCGGAAGTATGGACCCCGCAGGAAGCAAAAGGGACAGATCTGTTACTTGTGGCTTTAAAATACGGGGCATTACAGGGTGCATTGGAGAGCATCCGCACGATCACCGGAGAACATACCACTGTTATGAGTCTTATGAACGGCGTAGACAGTGAAGAGATTATTGCAAAAGAGATCGGGGCTGCTCATATTCTGCATGCGCTGATCAAGGTGGCTTCTCATAAAGAAGGACACGGCTACTGTTTCAACCCGGAAACGACGATCGGAATTATTTTCGGTGAACTGACAGCACCGTATCAGAGCGAACGTGTACAGGCGATCGAGGATCTTTTTGCAGATACCGGGCTGCATTACCGCGCCACAGAATATATCAGAGAAGAAATGTGGTGCAAATTCCGTCTAAAGGTCGGTAACAACCTTCCACAGGCGGTTCTCGGCGCAGGTGTAGGCTGCTATCGGGACAGTATGCATATGAAAGAAATCAGTAATAAACTCCGGGAGGAACTGGAAGCGATTGCAGCAGCAAAAGGAATCGACATTCGTAAGGCAGATGATTCCTCCAGTCATGGAAGCGCCGTTCCGCCATCTGCAAGATATTCCACGTTGCAGGATCTGGATGCAGGACGCCACACAGAAATCGATATGTTCTCAGGTGCACTGATCCGTATGGGAAAAGAACTGGGAATCCCGACACCATATAACGAATACACATATCACATCATAAAAGCCCTGGAAGAAAAAAATGACGGGAAATTTGATTATCAGAAAGATGATGAAAGCGTGACCTGCTCGCGATAA
- a CDS encoding N-acetyltransferase translates to MIRVLQEADIDRVAEIWLDSNLKAHYFIPEQYWKSNFEAVKEMLSQAEVYVYEDDRNIQGFTGLNDEYIEGVFVSDEMQSQGIGKMLLDYVKSKKAKLLLNVYQKNVRAINFYRREGFQIQCEGLDKLTGEKDYVMIWQRNFREKER, encoded by the coding sequence ATGATTAGAGTGTTACAGGAAGCGGATATAGACAGAGTTGCTGAGATATGGTTAGACAGCAATCTGAAAGCACATTATTTTATTCCGGAACAATACTGGAAAAGTAATTTTGAAGCAGTGAAAGAAATGCTGTCACAGGCGGAAGTCTACGTATACGAGGATGACCGGAACATACAGGGATTTACTGGATTAAACGACGAATATATCGAAGGGGTTTTTGTCTCCGATGAGATGCAGTCGCAGGGGATCGGAAAAATGCTGCTGGATTATGTGAAGAGTAAAAAAGCAAAACTACTTTTAAACGTATATCAAAAGAATGTACGGGCTATTAATTTTTATCGAAGAGAAGGCTTCCAAATCCAATGCGAAGGTTTGGATAAACTTACCGGTGAAAAAGATTATGTGATGATCTGGCAGCGAAATTTCAGGGAGAAAGAACGATGA
- a CDS encoding DUF6783 domain-containing protein → MRVPVCGRFYPNEGGVAGYGNRIRVKYTAKWGLQIAKMIFQTRSSSKGSGYWLISSIKSSSIKYSSSGFIVTFNSMMISSFVIDFIVLSP, encoded by the coding sequence CTGCGAGTCCCAGTTTGTGGGAGATTTTATCCGAATGAAGGCGGCGTAGCGGGCTACGGCAACCGAATAAGGGTAAAATATACCGCAAAGTGGGGCTTGCAGATTGCGAAAATGATTTTTCAGACACGCTCTAGTTCAAAAGGTTCTGGATATTGGTTGATATCATCTATCAAATCATCCTCTATAAAATACTCCTCTTCCGGTTTTATTGTAACTTTCAATTCTATGATGATTTCTTCTTTTGTCATAGATTTCATCGTTCTTTCTCCCTGA
- a CDS encoding DUF6783 domain-containing protein encodes MFYPYSVAVARYAAFIRIKSPTNWDSQLTKSLFQTRSSGTNIRNYSYQSTGRFWHARGSGSFCGAVL; translated from the coding sequence ATATTTTACCCTTATTCGGTTGCCGTAGCCCGCTACGCCGCCTTCATTCGGATAAAATCTCCCACAAACTGGGACTCGCAGCTCACGAAAAGCCTTTTTCAAACACGCTCTAGTGGAACCAATATTAGAAATTATAGCTACCAATCCACAGGTCGATTTTGGCATGCCAGGGGATCTGGTTCATTTTGTGGAGCAGTTTTATAA
- a CDS encoding AAA family ATPase gives MGSYLNPGNKGFQESLNSEIYVDKTGLIEKTNEVLDTRQKFLCVSRPRRFGKSMAADMLAAYYERGEDSAELFGTLKISKVESYEKNRNQYDIIKVNMQEFLSMTHSMDEMLSMLQKYLIFDLTDHFDNVRFRDENNLIQVMKDIYSKTKHSFVILIDEWDCLFREYQQDQEAQKKYLDFLRAWLKDKDYVALAYMTGILPIKKYGSHSALNMFTEYSMTDPGELAEYFGFTEQEVAVLCEKYGMSFEDAKTWYDGYRLIAHRQTGNECYSMYSPKSVVEAMLRHKFGTYWNQTETYEALKIYIQMDMDGLKDSVVRMLAGESVPINIGTFSNDMTTFATKDDVLTLLVHLGYLTYDSVDGTVSIPNKEVSREYVNAISTMNWHGVAESVESSRKLLEALWNMDADAVAEGIEKAHEEISILQYNDENSLSCTIQLAFYFAREYYTIIRELPAGKGFADVCMIPRKKHPDKPAVVIELKWDKSAGGAIEQIKEKRYGDALKEYQGKLLLVGINYNKMTKKHECVIETMQK, from the coding sequence ATGGGTAGTTATTTGAATCCGGGAAATAAGGGCTTTCAGGAAAGTCTGAATTCGGAAATATATGTGGATAAGACTGGTCTGATTGAGAAAACAAATGAGGTTCTTGATACCCGCCAGAAGTTCCTGTGCGTCAGCCGCCCACGACGGTTTGGAAAGTCGATGGCTGCGGATATGCTGGCTGCTTACTATGAACGTGGAGAAGATTCAGCTGAATTGTTTGGAACGTTAAAAATCAGCAAGGTTGAGTCTTATGAAAAAAATCGGAATCAATATGACATTATCAAAGTAAACATGCAGGAATTTCTCAGTATGACACACAGTATGGATGAGATGTTGTCCATGCTGCAGAAGTATCTGATCTTTGATCTGACAGATCATTTTGACAATGTCCGTTTCCGTGATGAAAATAATCTGATTCAGGTGATGAAGGATATTTACAGTAAGACGAAACATTCTTTTGTTATTCTGATCGATGAGTGGGATTGTCTGTTTCGGGAGTATCAGCAGGATCAGGAGGCACAGAAGAAATATCTGGATTTCCTGCGGGCGTGGCTCAAGGACAAAGATTATGTTGCACTGGCTTACATGACCGGTATTTTACCAATAAAAAAATATGGTTCTCATTCGGCATTAAATATGTTTACAGAATATTCCATGACGGATCCCGGTGAGCTGGCAGAGTATTTTGGCTTTACCGAACAGGAAGTGGCGGTTCTGTGCGAAAAATATGGAATGAGTTTTGAAGATGCAAAAACATGGTATGATGGCTATCGATTAATTGCCCATCGACAGACGGGAAATGAATGCTATTCCATGTACAGCCCCAAGTCGGTTGTGGAAGCCATGCTGCGTCATAAGTTCGGAACCTACTGGAACCAGACGGAGACATATGAAGCACTAAAAATCTATATCCAGATGGATATGGACGGCTTAAAGGACTCCGTGGTTCGCATGCTTGCGGGAGAATCTGTCCCCATTAATATCGGAACATTCAGCAACGATATGACTACCTTTGCAACGAAAGACGATGTGCTGACTCTGCTGGTGCATCTGGGATATCTGACCTATGACAGTGTGGATGGAACCGTAAGTATACCAAATAAAGAGGTTTCCCGGGAATATGTAAATGCCATCAGCACCATGAATTGGCATGGCGTGGCAGAGTCCGTGGAATCCTCCCGCAAATTACTGGAAGCACTGTGGAACATGGATGCAGATGCGGTTGCAGAGGGAATCGAGAAAGCACATGAGGAAATTTCCATTCTTCAGTATAACGATGAAAACTCTTTAAGTTGTACCATTCAGCTTGCCTTTTACTTTGCGCGGGAATACTATACCATAATTCGGGAATTACCTGCGGGAAAGGGATTTGCCGACGTATGTATGATTCCGAGAAAGAAGCATCCTGACAAGCCGGCTGTCGTGATCGAACTGAAATGGGATAAGAGCGCAGGTGGAGCGATAGAGCAGATCAAAGAAAAACGGTATGGAGATGCATTGAAAGAATATCAGGGGAAGTTGTTGCTTGTAGGAATTAATTACAATAAGATGACTAAAAAACATGAATGCGTGATTGAAACCATGCAAAAATAA
- a CDS encoding AAA family ATPase has translation MGVFVNPGNEAFAVALNSEIYVDKTELLTYTNKVMNTLQGYICNSRPRRFGKSITANMLTAYYSRGCNSGKMFSNLEISKNKNFEKHLNQYDVLHWDIQWCMEPAGGPEKIISYISEQTISELKEYYPYILPEKIRSLPESLSRINAATGTKFIVIIDEWDVLIRDEASDVRTQEEYINFLRAMFKGTEPTKYIQLAYLTGILPVKKEKTQSALNNFKDYSMLHAGPIAPYVGFTEAEVQKLCEEYGHEFEEVKRWYDGYQIGTYHVYNPNAVVNLMLEGEFQSFWSGTASYEAIVPLINMDFDGLRGAVIEMLSGDHVPVDVTSFQNDTVSFANKDDVLTYLIHLGYLAYDRTFKTAFIPNEEIRQELILATKRKKWNELISFQKESEQLLRDTLQMDGDAVAKEIEKIHREYVSVIQYNNENSLSSVLSIAYLSAMQYYFKPIREFPAGRGFADFVFIPKPEFQKFYPALVVELKWNKDVKTALDQIKDRKYPDSVACYAGELLLVGINYNEKTKEHECRIEKYEK, from the coding sequence ATGGGAGTATTTGTAAATCCGGGGAATGAAGCATTTGCGGTTGCATTAAATTCGGAGATTTATGTAGATAAAACAGAGCTTCTTACTTATACGAATAAGGTTATGAATACTCTGCAGGGATATATCTGCAACAGCCGTCCGCGGCGGTTTGGAAAATCGATCACGGCCAATATGCTCACAGCGTATTACAGCAGGGGATGTAATTCGGGGAAAATGTTTTCCAATCTGGAAATCAGTAAGAATAAAAATTTTGAAAAACATCTGAATCAGTACGATGTGCTACACTGGGATATCCAATGGTGTATGGAACCGGCAGGTGGTCCGGAAAAAATCATTTCTTATATTTCAGAACAAACGATTTCGGAGTTGAAAGAATACTATCCATATATTTTACCGGAAAAAATCCGTTCGCTGCCGGAGTCTCTGTCACGGATCAATGCAGCAACAGGAACAAAATTTATAGTGATTATTGATGAATGGGATGTTCTGATTCGTGATGAAGCATCGGATGTCAGAACACAGGAAGAATATATCAATTTTCTGCGGGCTATGTTTAAAGGGACAGAGCCGACGAAATATATTCAGCTGGCATATCTGACAGGTATTCTGCCTGTAAAAAAAGAAAAAACACAGTCTGCGTTAAACAATTTTAAAGATTATTCGATGTTGCATGCCGGTCCGATCGCGCCGTATGTTGGATTTACAGAAGCAGAGGTGCAGAAACTGTGTGAAGAATATGGACATGAATTTGAAGAGGTCAAACGATGGTATGACGGCTACCAGATTGGAACATACCATGTATACAATCCAAATGCAGTGGTGAACCTGATGCTGGAAGGTGAATTCCAAAGTTTCTGGTCAGGAACAGCATCTTATGAGGCAATTGTTCCGCTGATCAATATGGACTTTGATGGACTGAGAGGCGCAGTGATCGAAATGTTATCGGGTGATCATGTTCCGGTCGATGTCACTTCTTTTCAGAATGATACGGTAAGCTTTGCCAATAAAGATGATGTATTGACATATCTGATTCACCTTGGCTATCTGGCGTATGACCGGACATTTAAAACTGCATTTATCCCAAATGAGGAAATCCGTCAGGAACTGATTCTGGCGACTAAAAGGAAAAAATGGAATGAACTGATTTCATTTCAGAAAGAATCCGAACAGCTTTTGCGGGATACCCTTCAGATGGATGGAGATGCGGTAGCAAAAGAAATCGAGAAAATCCACAGAGAATATGTTTCGGTGATTCAGTATAATAATGAAAATTCACTCAGCAGTGTGCTGTCCATTGCCTATCTGAGTGCAATGCAATATTACTTCAAACCAATTCGAGAATTCCCGGCAGGGCGTGGATTTGCTGATTTTGTATTTATTCCAAAACCGGAGTTTCAAAAATTTTATCCGGCACTTGTCGTGGAATTGAAGTGGAATAAAGATGTTAAGACCGCCCTGGATCAGATCAAAGACAGAAAATATCCGGATTCTGTTGCATGTTATGCGGGAGAGCTTTTACTGGTTGGCATTAATTATAATGAAAAAACCAAGGAACATGAATGTCGGATTGAAAAATATGAAAAATAA
- a CDS encoding TIGR02677 family protein: protein MEYLEQINETSYLSVPNAPIYRKIMRCFYREYEKMNFQLYKEDIFQLLKKEETFDNYTMEQLMLDLDALVKWKNLTPIQDPGRVYTIADYKNKQYQYTMSEYAVEIERLTVRLENIFLESGNLSTNFFVRLEKSLSEVPEMENATLKEVNEWWNMLQEDFKRLNQNYQDYLRDFYSGKSEQLMKSVEFVVHKDKFVKYLTEFIQEMQRHSHRIEQSLLKNIPLMEEKILEKVVQSELDIPHALLEIHGNAEPSIRENVQGKWEALKNWFIDSDRRECECKKVLKITNDVIRSIIQNAALIVQIQNWGISRKDDYKKFLELFLNCKDLNEARRLSAHVFGIQKIQHFKTIYPREEDSINNSIYDESPAEFLLKPHTRNYREKKYRRGFEDKSLEKMMQREAYLQKARRQKEIVMQYIKDDKIIFSEIKEPVTEETRTVFLQWIAQANVSSRKTGRTEYGQEYRLIREQDHCVLKCEDGDLTMPSYVLEFKKS, encoded by the coding sequence ATGGAATATTTGGAACAAATTAATGAAACCTCTTACCTTTCCGTTCCCAATGCACCAATATATCGTAAGATCATGCGATGCTTTTACCGGGAATATGAGAAAATGAATTTTCAGTTGTATAAAGAAGATATATTTCAGCTTTTGAAAAAAGAGGAAACTTTTGATAATTATACAATGGAGCAGTTGATGCTGGATCTGGATGCACTGGTTAAGTGGAAGAATCTCACACCGATACAGGATCCGGGAAGAGTATATACGATTGCAGATTATAAGAATAAGCAGTACCAGTATACTATGTCAGAATATGCTGTAGAAATAGAACGTCTGACAGTTCGACTGGAGAATATTTTTCTGGAATCCGGGAATCTGTCTACGAACTTCTTTGTCCGACTGGAAAAAAGTTTAAGTGAAGTTCCGGAAATGGAAAACGCCACATTAAAAGAAGTAAATGAGTGGTGGAATATGCTGCAGGAGGATTTTAAACGCCTGAATCAGAATTATCAGGACTATCTGAGAGATTTTTATTCCGGAAAGTCAGAGCAGTTGATGAAATCTGTAGAGTTTGTTGTACACAAAGATAAATTTGTGAAATATCTGACTGAATTTATACAGGAGATGCAACGCCATTCCCATCGGATCGAACAGAGTTTATTGAAAAATATTCCTCTTATGGAAGAGAAAATTCTGGAAAAAGTAGTACAAAGCGAACTGGATATTCCCCATGCACTTCTTGAAATCCACGGAAATGCGGAACCCAGTATACGTGAAAATGTGCAAGGCAAATGGGAAGCTCTGAAAAACTGGTTTATAGATTCTGATAGGCGTGAATGTGAGTGTAAAAAAGTTCTGAAAATTACGAATGATGTAATCCGGAGCATTATTCAGAACGCAGCTCTTATTGTGCAGATTCAGAACTGGGGAATCAGCAGAAAAGATGATTATAAGAAATTTCTCGAACTTTTTCTCAATTGTAAAGATCTCAATGAAGCCAGAAGACTTTCGGCACATGTGTTTGGAATTCAGAAAATTCAGCATTTCAAGACAATTTATCCAAGAGAAGAAGATTCTATAAACAACAGCATATATGATGAATCACCAGCTGAATTTTTATTGAAACCTCATACCCGAAATTATCGTGAAAAAAAATACCGGCGCGGCTTTGAGGATAAATCTCTGGAAAAAATGATGCAGAGGGAAGCATATCTGCAAAAAGCACGGAGACAAAAAGAAATTGTGATGCAATATATAAAAGATGATAAAATAATATTTTCAGAAATAAAGGAACCAGTCACAGAAGAAACCCGAACAGTATTTTTACAATGGATAGCCCAGGCTAATGTGAGTTCCCGAAAAACAGGAAGAACTGAGTACGGACAGGAATACCGGCTGATTCGGGAACAGGATCATTGTGTACTAAAGTGTGAAGATGGAGATCTGACCATGCCATCCTATGTATTGGAGTTTAAAAAATCATGA